The DNA segment TTGTGATTTTACTGTAAAGATGGGGATTCTTCTGCCTGAATTTTCAAGGGTGTGTGTCTTGTCACATGTCGTTCTCCCGCAGATTAACACCCATAGTACTTTTTAGCCCTATATCTTCGGACGTATTCCTTAAAATTAGGGATGAAGGGATTGTATGCTGTTTATTCAACGTATAAAATAACAAAAACGCAGTTCTTAAACAGAACTGCGTTTTTTGTTGAAGGTAAGGGAACCTATGCTATTCTTTGATGAGGCGGAGTGTGGTGGTGCCGGTCGAGGTGGTGAGTCGCCAGGAGTAGAAGACGTTGTTGATGAGGTCGATGCGTTCGTCGTCGGGACGGCCGGTGTATCGGCTGTCGCACAGACGGGGCGTGCGGCTGGTATGGTGCGCCAGCATGTTATTTCTGACGGATAAGGTAAGCCCGCTTTCGCGAAATGGAGGGCGATTATTGGCGTTTTGGGGTGGGGAAAATGGTCAAGAAACAAAAAACGTCCCGGCCTGTCGGCGGGACGTTTTGGGAAATGCGACGCAGTCTTGTCATAAGACGCTGTCGATAAGAGGTTTCAGATATACGGCTTCGAGGATATACACGGCGGCACCGGCCAAGTAGCCAAGGAGGGCGAGCAGCGACACGTTCTTGAGGTACCAGCCGAAGTTGATTTTTTCCAAGCCCATGGCAACCACGCCGGCAGCCGAGCCGATGATGAGGATGCTGCCGCCCACACCGGCACAGTAAGAGAGGAACTCCCAGAAGGTGCCGTCGACGACGAAGTTGGCGAGATAACCGGTGCTGCCCGGGTCGGCAACGGGATACATGCCCATGGCGGCGGCCACGAGGGGTACGTTGTCGACAATAGACGACAAGATGCCGAGCACGATGTTGATGATATATACGTTATGCACTTCTTCGTCGAGCCAGCCGGCAACCGAACCCAGAATGCCGGTTGCCTGTAAAACGGCCACGGCCATGAGAATGCCGAGGAAGAAGAGAATCGAAGGCATGTCAATGCGCGAGATGACTCTCGGGACACGGTGTTCCTCGGCTTTTTCGAGCATTTTGTGGTTGTACATGATTTCGGTGAATATCCACAGGATACTCAGCACGAAGAGAATGCCGATAAACGGCGGCAGGTGGGTGATGGCCTTGAAGATAGGCACGAAGATGAGACCGCCCACACCGAGGAAGAAGATATTTTTCTTTTCTCGCGGCGAAATGAAGTCGCTGCGGGTGACGATGCGGTTTCCTTCGGGCAGCTCGCCTTTGAGCTTCCGGGTCGCGAAGAGCAGCGGAATGACGAGGGCCACTACGCTGGGCAGGAA comes from the Candidatus Caccoplasma merdavium genome and includes:
- the nhaD gene encoding sodium:proton antiporter NhaD codes for the protein FIASSSAALQEGSLAQQCIEFILNVQIIEHMGDISSTLFFLVGAMTIVELIDVHGGFSIITDRITTRKKRRLLWILGIITFFLSAVLDNLTTTIVMVMLLRKLVNDQHERWIYASMIVIAANTGGAWSPIGDVTTIMLWVKGNVTTAALITYVFLPSVVALVIPLLFATRKLKGELPEGNRIVTRSDFISPREKKNIFFLGVGGLIFVPIFKAITHLPPFIGILFVLSILWIFTEIMYNHKMLEKAEEHRVPRVISRIDMPSILFFLGILMAVAVLQATGILGSVAGWLDEEVHNVYIINIVLGILSSIVDNVPLVAAAMGMYPVADPGSTGYLANFVVDGTFWEFLSYCAGVGGSILIIGSAAGVVAMGLEKINFGWYLKNVSLLALLGYLAGAAVYILEAVYLKPLIDSVL